The nucleotide window ATATCGGAGACCGACGATTCTAATTCGATGGATCTTCGGCATATTCTTCCTCCTCGCTCGCCACCAACTGTTTCATTTGCTCATAGCGGTCATAATCATGGTATAGATACTCGATGCGCTCAAAAATCTCTGTTTTCGGCAGAGCTTTCGGTATATCCTCACGATCAAGGACAATAATTAAGCCTTCTGTCTCAAGAAGCTTCATCGCACCGGCTATCACGCCGATTCTTGTGCGGCGGTTTCCCTTACGGACACTGAACTCATCTGTATCGACTTCCATATGCGTCCACGTCGTTACGATTTCCTGCATATCAATCATTTGATCATGTGCAATCGACGGGTCCTCCTTCAGCATGGAAGCCCATTTTGACATCAGTTCATTTACATGGCGCTCCAGTGCATAAAAGGTAATGCCTTCACGCTTTGTTCTGATTTTTGCCGCCTGATTTTTGTCAATCATCGCCATAAAGCTCATGATGATGACACTCATCAAATGAAAATGTTTCTTATTCTCGATATGACGGTGTCTTTCCTTCATATGGGTAAAATTCGTCGCAAACACCGAGCCGGTCGGCTGCACGACAAGATGGATCCTTTTTGGGGATTCAATGATAAAGGTTCCTGACTCATCAGCCAGCATCATGACTGCCTGCCTGACATCAGGTTCATAATAGGATTGAAAATGTTCGCTAGTCTCATCGATGACTTTATCTTTTAATAAAGTAAAGTATACGGAGGACGCTTTTTTCAGGATTTCTGCGTTCATTTAGATCCCTTCCTCCTGTATGCATATTT belongs to Pradoshia eiseniae and includes:
- a CDS encoding DUF6063 family protein, which codes for MNAEILKKASSVYFTLLKDKVIDETSEHFQSYYEPDVRQAVMMLADESGTFIIESPKRIHLVVQPTGSVFATNFTHMKERHRHIENKKHFHLMSVIIMSFMAMIDKNQAAKIRTKREGITFYALERHVNELMSKWASMLKEDPSIAHDQMIDMQEIVTTWTHMEVDTDEFSVRKGNRRTRIGVIAGAMKLLETEGLIIVLDREDIPKALPKTEIFERIEYLYHDYDRYEQMKQLVASEEEEYAEDPSN